A section of the Phacochoerus africanus isolate WHEZ1 chromosome 4, ROS_Pafr_v1, whole genome shotgun sequence genome encodes:
- the LOC125124152 gene encoding olfactory receptor 2T27-like, giving the protein MDRKNETSTDFILLGLFPWFKHPYLLIIIILLIYTIAFYGNSILILLIWLDSHLHTPMYFLLSQLSLIDLAYISSTVPKIAANYFTGKKNISYFACATQLFFFLTLGLAECILLTLMAYDRYVAVCNPLKYTVLMNPKVCLQMAAATWIGGALAALVHTIYPMNFPICGSREINHYFCEMPAILRMSCMDISAYEMVKFLSTIVFLLVPFILILTSYTLIFLTVVRMNSCKGRSKALATCSSHLTVVSLYFGQAIFIYMTPTSSHTPEQDQIGTVLGTIVTPMLNPLIYSLRNREVVGALRKCVGRCCN; this is encoded by the coding sequence ATGGACCGGAAGAATGAAACCTCAACTGATTTCATCCTCTTGGGACTCTTTCCCTGGTTCAAACATCCCTACCTCCTCATTATAATCATCCTCCTTATCTACACTATTGCCTTTTATGGAAACTCCATACTTATTCTCCTCATCTGGCTAGACTCCCATCTCCACACCCCTATGTACTTCCTGCTCAGTCAACTCTCCCTAATTGACCTGGCTTACATCTCCAGCACAGTTCCCAAAATTGCTGCCAACTATTTTACagggaagaaaaacatttcctATTTTGCCTGTGCTACtcaactcttcttttttctcactcttGGCCTTGCTGAGTGTATCTTACTGACTctcatggcctatgaccgctatgtggctgTCTGTAACCCCCTGAAATACACAGTCCTCATGAACCCCAAGGTCTGTCTCCAGATGGCTGCTGCAACCTGGATTGGGGGAGCCCTTGCAGCACTTGTACACACCATCTACCCAATGAATTTCCCTATATGTGGTTCCAGGGAGATTAATCATTACTTTTGTGAGATGCCGGCCATCCTGAGAATGTCTTGTATGGATATATCAGCTTATGAGATGGTGAAATTTCTGTCAACCATTGTATTTCTCCTGGTTCCATTTATTCTCATCCTGACCTCCTACACTCTCATCTTCCTTACTGTTGTCAGGATGAACTCTTGCAAGGGCAGAAGCAAAGCCCTGGCCACTTGCTCCTCCCACCTGACAGTGGTCAGTCTCTACTTTGGACAGGCCATCTTCATCTACATGACACCCACCTCATCCCACACACCTGAGCAAGACCAGATTGGAACTGTGCTTGGTACCATAGTGACCCCCATGCTCAACCCACTCATCTATAGCCTGAGGAACAGAGAAGTGGTGGGAGCTCTGAGGAAGTGTGTGGGAAGGTGTTGCAATTGA